CTGCCTTTTCGTCTTGATGATGCGTTTCTTTGATTTCTGTCATCAAGCTTATTTTACGCACAAAAAAGCCCGGTTCACCTCTCGGCGGAACCGGGCACGCAAGAAAGAGGCGTTTTTAGAACTCTTTTACTAAGATAGTGCCGGATACCAGATCATGTGCAGCTCTATTCTCATCGTTGAAAAATATGGTCACGAATCCAGCCCCCAAACACAACATCGAGGCGATATACACCGCCGAGTTGATCGCCGCCTGCTTCATCGTCGGGTATTCGTTCTCGACAGCATCAACCAATTCGAGGGCGAAAAGCCGCAGCCCCAATGTCTTTCCTACAAATCCGAGCGTCAAAGTACTGTAGGTGAAAAGGACCAAGGCCATGGCAGAAAAGAAGAGGCCTATCCCCAACGGCGACACCCAGTCGAAGCCATAGAACGCTATCGGAGAAAGCAGTAATGCAGCTGCTATCGCTGAAAACACAATGTCGAATAAGCCGGCTGCAAAACGCATAGAAAACGGCGCAAGGTCTTCTATCTCGTCAGGGGCCTCAAATTCCACCGCGTCCGCTTCCTCAGCCTCAGATCGGGCTGCCGGGATATGTATGAGGTTCTGTTCCAACGGCCCACTGCGGTCAACGTCAACCTCGATCCGTGAGGTCGTGATCGTCACCTCCGGCATTTTAACTTCCATTTCGACGGACTTAAGTTCAGGCAGCTTGTTAGTATCGTGTTTCAGTTCGCGGATCGGGGCAACCTCGGAGACCGTTCTCGGCAACGCAACGGGCGACGGAGGGACGAAGACCGGCTGTTTCACTTCAGGACGAACCGGCACTGGCGTCGGCCTCGAGATCGGCTGAGCGAGTGGCTGGCGGCCGTCATTCTTTAAGAAAGAACGGCGCGAGTTCTCGATCCTTGCCAGAGCTTTTGCCAGCCGCTCATCAGACACATCGATCTTCGGCTGCGGGCTCTGT
This sequence is a window from Acidobacteriota bacterium. Protein-coding genes within it:
- a CDS encoding RDD family protein encodes the protein MNDTIREELQSKITVRPRTDSIPANTFEEIPLPQPMPATPMPATPMPATVVTATGNRAAAVAVSPAVDPQTLPKRQITSHLEPAKTSPTLVRFQDPNKTNIPEWRDKLRESVKQRKNGGVQAAEADNVRPMPASVTQQKTAEQSPQPKIDVSDERLAKALARIENSRRSFLKNDGRQPLAQPISRPTPVPVRPEVKQPVFVPPSPVALPRTVSEVAPIRELKHDTNKLPELKSVEMEVKMPEVTITTSRIEVDVDRSGPLEQNLIHIPAARSEAEEADAVEFEAPDEIEDLAPFSMRFAAGLFDIVFSAIAAALLLSPIAFYGFDWVSPLGIGLFFSAMALVLFTYSTLTLGFVGKTLGLRLFALELVDAVENEYPTMKQAAINSAVYIASMLCLGAGFVTIFFNDENRAAHDLVSGTILVKEF